Genomic window (Candidatus Melainabacteria bacterium):
GTACCAGGACGGAAATAACCACTTTCGTTGTCTATGATGTTACGGGCTGCCGTCTTGTAAGCGTCCACTGCGCGCTCATTCCTTCCCAGGCTGAGCGTCGCCGATTTCGTTTTGATACTGGAATCTGTGGCGGAACTGCTGCTGGTGCGCGCATCAACAGACGCGCCATGTTGAGACGCCATCATGTTATTTACGGCCGCTTGAACAGCGGCAACACGAGCTTCCAAACCACCGGAAGTAGAGGGATCAACAGGAACCGCAGGAGTTACGGCAGCAGCAGGAGTTACGGCACCAGCAGAAGGAGTGACGGCAGCAGCAGCAGCGCTGTTCGACTTATCATTTGGATTCGCAGGCGCGGCCGCCTCGGGCTTCTTGCTGTCGGCGCTTCTGAACGGTTCGACGAGCTTGGGATTGAGGCGCATTGCCTTTTCATAGTTGAACACCGCCTGCTCGACATTGTTCAACTTAGCATTGGCTGTACCTTTCCAGAGATACACGTTGTAGTCGAGCGCACCTTTGGCAAGAGCGCGATCGAAATCCACTATCGCTTCTTTGTAATTGCCCATGCATAGAAAACTCTGCCCGCGCCGGAAGTAAGAGTTGACGTCCTCACCATCTTCCGCTATTGCTTCAGTGAAACTTGAAATAGCGCCGGAGAAATTTTTCTGCATCATGAGCTCGCAGCCACGCGCAAATGGTGACTTGGAGTTGCCGGTCTGAGCCAATGCAGCAGTTTGCGGCATTGCAAACGAGCCAAAAACTCCAACAACCAATAGAGAAATTCCAAATCGATTCAGCTTGCTATTCATCCAAAATCCAACCGAAAGCAGACCAAGTTAAAGTCTAACAGAGCAAAAAACCGCCTGCATAAGCAGACGGTTCTTTGTAATTTTCAGCGAGTCGCTTAAGCCAGGTTTACCCAGACACTCTTGATGTTGGTGTACAACTCAATTGAGTGTTTGCCGAGTTCACGACCGTAGCCGCTCATCTTGTAGCCGCCGAATGGGATGGCTGGATCGAGCATGTTGACGCAGTTTACCCAGACAGTTCCTGCTTTGATTTGAGCAGCGAGCTTGTGGGCTTTCTTGACGTCGCTGGTCCAGACAGCGCCAGACAGACCGTAGGTGATCTTGTTGGCTTGCTCGGCAACTTCTTCCATGGAGTTGAAAGGAATTACAGCCAGAACCGGTCCGAAGACTTCTTCCTGAGCAATGCGCATGTCGTTGTTGACGCCAGTGAAGATGGTCGGCTTGACGAAGTAGCCCTTAGACAGATCGCCTGCTGGAGCGTCGCCGCCACATGCAACCGAAGCGCCTTCTTTCTTGGCGATATCGATGTAGCTCAAGATGCGGTCTTGCTGATCTTTCGATACTTGAGGACCGATCTGAGTTTTCTCGTCCATACCAGGACCTTGCTGCATCTTAGCGACGCGAGCGAGGAGTTTGCTCATGAACTCATCGTGGATTGATTTTTCCAGGAAGAGTCTGGAGCCTGCGCAGCAAACCTGTCCCTGGTTGAAGAAGATACCGGTGATTGCGCCTTTTACAGCAGCGTCGATATCAGCATCAGCAAAAACGATGTTTGGAGCTTTGCCGCCGAGTTCGAGCGAAACTCTCTTCAAGTTGCCGGCTGAAGCTTTGACGATCTCGCGACCGGTTTTGTCTTCACCAGTAAAGGCAACTTTGTCGATGTCCATATGGTTGGAGATGGCAGAACCAGCTGAATCTGCGCCAAAACCGGTGATGATGTTTACAACACCGTCTGGGAATCCAGCTTCTTGAATCAATTCACCGATTCTCAATGCTGTCAAAGGTGTCTGTTCTGCTGGTTTGAGCACTACTGCGTTACCGCAAGCCAGTGCTGGACCGAGCTTCCATGCAGCCATGAGCATCGGGAAGTTCCAGGGGATGATCTGACCAACTACTCCGACTGGCTCACGTAGCGTGTAGGTGAACATGTTCGGATTGGCGTTGATGGTTTCGCCTTCCAGCTTGGTTGCCCAGCCTGCGTAATAGCGGAAAGTCTCAATCGTCTGAGGCACGTCGATGTGCTTCGATTCGTTGATTGGCTTACCGTTGTCCAGAGTTTCCAATTGAGCCAACTGCTCAGAATTCTTTTCGATCAAATCAGCCAGCTTGAGCATAACCTTGGCTCGTTGAGCTGTGCTCATCTTGCGCCATGGGCC
Coding sequences:
- a CDS encoding tetratricopeptide repeat protein; its protein translation is MNSKLNRFGISLLVVGVFGSFAMPQTAALAQTGNSKSPFARGCELMMQKNFSGAISSFTEAIAEDGEDVNSYFRRGQSFLCMGNYKEAIVDFDRALAKGALDYNVYLWKGTANAKLNNVEQAVFNYEKAMRLNPKLVEPFRSADSKKPEAAAPANPNDKSNSAAAAAVTPSAGAVTPAAAVTPAVPVDPSTSGGLEARVAAVQAAVNNMMASQHGASVDARTSSSSATDSSIKTKSATLSLGRNERAVDAYKTAARNIIDNESGYFRPGTTYSGLLNIFGQLIPLSGFNGQPEWADSVQHGTRYFSLKDPRRDLRDLDAQIVAHPQDPTLLFQRARASIQLGNQKQTLEDLNRAIELDGTNPNYFLARAFYYHQLKEVDAAEEDIRRAQDVDPIVPSDLKFEVPANAKQESNSAKLSNPLLEHAQDK
- a CDS encoding aldehyde dehydrogenase family protein; the encoded protein is MLIDGKWVNAESGKTFETKNPANDQVIGKVAEGSKADVDKAVKAARKAVEEGPWRKMSTAQRAKVMLKLADLIEKNSEQLAQLETLDNGKPINESKHIDVPQTIETFRYYAGWATKLEGETINANPNMFTYTLREPVGVVGQIIPWNFPMLMAAWKLGPALACGNAVVLKPAEQTPLTALRIGELIQEAGFPDGVVNIITGFGADSAGSAISNHMDIDKVAFTGEDKTGREIVKASAGNLKRVSLELGGKAPNIVFADADIDAAVKGAITGIFFNQGQVCCAGSRLFLEKSIHDEFMSKLLARVAKMQQGPGMDEKTQIGPQVSKDQQDRILSYIDIAKKEGASVACGGDAPAGDLSKGYFVKPTIFTGVNNDMRIAQEEVFGPVLAVIPFNSMEEVAEQANKITYGLSGAVWTSDVKKAHKLAAQIKAGTVWVNCVNMLDPAIPFGGYKMSGYGRELGKHSIELYTNIKSVWVNLA